In one window of Candidatus Scalindua sp. DNA:
- a CDS encoding EpsI family protein — translation MNKRYMIIVGLLFMTAILTFLLSVNEPSQQNIIYAKQLPTIINDWYGKDIQVDGRTLEILETNDVLMRHYQKVKSLPVELGIVYAVNNRKVAHPPEVCFQGDGWSLEEKSPVLLSIKSDDYPRFRVIKLVMEKGNKKLLVLYWYKCNREYTSNYYRQQINIVMSEMKSGKSTSGLIRLSTMIINKDENGAMMRIEEFITDMLPLLTKYLP, via the coding sequence TTGAATAAACGATATATGATAATAGTGGGACTCCTTTTTATGACTGCAATTCTAACCTTCCTGTTGTCTGTTAACGAGCCTTCACAGCAAAATATAATTTACGCAAAACAGTTACCAACTATAATTAATGATTGGTATGGTAAAGATATTCAGGTTGATGGCAGAACGCTTGAGATTCTTGAAACCAATGACGTTTTAATGCGTCATTACCAAAAGGTCAAGAGTCTTCCTGTTGAACTGGGTATTGTGTATGCTGTAAATAATAGGAAAGTTGCACACCCTCCCGAAGTATGTTTCCAGGGAGACGGGTGGTCATTGGAGGAGAAGAGTCCTGTTTTGCTCTCAATAAAATCTGATGATTACCCCAGGTTCCGGGTAATAAAATTAGTTATGGAAAAAGGTAACAAAAAACTACTCGTGCTTTATTGGTATAAATGTAATAGAGAGTATACGAGCAATTATTACAGGCAGCAGATTAATATTGTTATGAGTGAAATGAAATCAGGTAAAAGCACAAGTGGCTTGATCCGGCTTTCAACGATGATTATTAATAAGGATGAAAATGGTGCAATGATGAGAATTGAAGAATTTATCACGGATATGTTACCGTTACTCACAAAATATCTTCCTTAG
- a CDS encoding four helix bundle protein gives MRKTGKINDLKIRTKEFALQIIELFTSLPKNVEAQIIGKQILRSGTSVGANYREGCRARSSQEFVAKLGICLQELEETQYWLELLVESSMVTEEITKTLYDEANKLVAIFVSSVSTAKQNRNQNK, from the coding sequence ATGAGAAAAACAGGGAAAATAAACGATCTGAAAATAAGGACAAAAGAATTTGCTTTGCAGATAATTGAGTTATTTACTTCTTTGCCAAAAAATGTTGAAGCTCAAATCATTGGGAAACAGATTTTACGTTCAGGAACATCAGTAGGTGCTAATTACCGCGAAGGCTGTCGAGCAAGATCATCTCAAGAGTTTGTTGCAAAATTGGGAATTTGCTTACAAGAACTCGAAGAAACACAATATTGGTTAGAATTATTGGTTGAAAGTAGTATGGTTACAGAAGAAATAACCAAAACTTTATATGATGAGGCAAATAAGCTTGTGGCAATTTTTGTATCATCGGTCAGCACAGCTAAACAAAATAGAAATCAAAATAAATAA
- a CDS encoding DUF433 domain-containing protein, producing the protein MVAFERIELNPKICNGKPVIKGTRIPVSVILEQIAEGESWDVLLAGYPELKKEDIQAALLYAGAFIDHTEVKAVCT; encoded by the coding sequence ATGGTCGCATTTGAGCGAATTGAGCTAAATCCAAAAATATGTAATGGGAAACCCGTAATTAAAGGAACACGAATTCCTGTCTCTGTTATTTTGGAACAGATAGCAGAAGGTGAGTCTTGGGATGTATTGCTTGCTGGCTATCCAGAACTTAAGAAGGAAGACATTCAAGCAGCCTTACTTTATGCCGGAGCATTTATTGACCACACAGAGGTAAAAGCTGTTTGTACCTGA
- a CDS encoding DUF5615 family PIN-like protein codes for MRDEGYDVVRASEFNQARADDQQILEKAISENRVLITLDEHFGDWVILPLKQHPGVIRLKANPTTSKNVLKLLIPFYAFNLLNNLKIILLYSH; via the coding sequence TTGCGTGACGAAGGTTATGATGTTGTGCGTGCATCAGAATTCAACCAAGCTCGTGCAGATGACCAACAAATATTGGAAAAAGCAATTTCAGAAAATAGAGTTCTTATTACCCTTGATGAACATTTTGGTGATTGGGTAATACTACCGCTTAAACAACATCCGGGAGTAATTCGACTAAAAGCAAATCCAACAACATCTAAAAATGTTTTAAAGCTTCTCATACCGTTTTACGCCTTCAATCTCTTGAACAACTTAAAGATCATCTTGTTATACTCTCATTAA
- a CDS encoding four helix bundle protein: protein MLRSGTSVGANYREGCRARSSQEFVAKLGICLQELEETQYWLELLVESSMVTEEITKTLYDEANELVAIFVSSISTAKQNKNQNK, encoded by the coding sequence ATTTTACGTTCAGGGACATCTGTAGGTGCAAATTACCGTGAAGGGTGTCGAGCAAGATCATCTCAAGAGTTTGTTGCAAAATTGGGAATTTGCTTGCAAGAACTCGAAGAAACACAATACTGGTTAGAATTATTGGTTGAAAGTAGTATGGTTACAGAAGAAATAACCAAAACTTTATATGATGAGGCAAATGAGCTTGTAGCAATTTTTGTATCATCAATCAGCACAGCTAAACAAAATAAAAATCAAAATAAATAA